In a single window of the Nitrospira sp. genome:
- a CDS encoding DUF971 domain-containing protein — MTAAALEPRDMEWIEKGVLGIQWSDGHQAVYPVRALRQHCPCAACVDEWTGERRLQADDVPLLIMLQDIQPVGRYAFQFKWSDGHDTGIYSYTLLRTLCQCDVCQPVKPIEAKSRRLL, encoded by the coding sequence ATGACAGCCGCTGCATTAGAGCCTCGGGACATGGAGTGGATCGAGAAGGGTGTATTGGGAATTCAATGGAGTGACGGTCATCAGGCGGTCTATCCGGTCCGCGCCCTGCGGCAACATTGCCCCTGTGCGGCTTGTGTTGACGAATGGACGGGAGAGCGTCGCCTTCAAGCCGACGATGTCCCGCTCTTGATCATGCTGCAGGACATTCAACCGGTTGGGCGCTATGCGTTTCAATTTAAATGGAGCGATGGCCATGACACGGGGATTTATTCTTACACGTTGCTGAGGACCTTGTGTCAGTGTGATGTCTGTCAACCAGTGAAACCAATCGAAGCAAAGTCCAGACGGCTTCTGTGA